One part of the Amphiura filiformis chromosome 5, Afil_fr2py, whole genome shotgun sequence genome encodes these proteins:
- the LOC140153344 gene encoding galanin receptor 2a-like, with translation MSSVNLNESMDKNATAAPNIFLVSVPWDWRLIVQLILAIVGIIGNSIVIHVYLHTRKLTTSATNRFIAALAVADIITSICIIPIPTLSYVPDNFGGHFYCKVVHSSLVLWTSIVASVFSLTVLAIERYVAIAQPIRYKRLFSVKVTRFIIVIIWMFAFAFNTFATYVTHLDNVTGACFVDFGGQRFQIFIGVSAFILEYLVPVIVMLAANIRSIQLLKIRARVFTGTKINQKSGNNALLQARQRVIYMLLSVIISFIICWSPDQFAFLAFNLGLVPFEYLYGNLYRAFVVLAFANSCLNPILYALTNKNFRQAIKQHLFRYSIRAGEPVNGLFDTPPEHVESGDHFGTDGTNMSAMNSAFEGEHSTGLQNNN, from the coding sequence ATGTCATCTGTAAACCTCAACGAGTCAATGGACAAGAATGCAACGGCTGCTCCCAATATCTTTTTGGTATCAGTGCCATGGGATTGGCGGCTAATTGTCCAACTCATCCTTGCCATCGTCGGCATCATAGGAAACTCCATTGTGATACATGTGTATCTTCACACTCGCAAACTGACGACGAGCGCTACGAACAGATTCATCGCAGCTTTGGCAGTTGCTGATATCATTACATCAATTTGCATCATTCCGATTCCAACTCTGTCTTACGTTCCTGACAACTTCGGAGGTCATTTCTACTGCAAAGTGGTACATTCATCGCTTGTGTTGTGGACGTCCATTGTCGCTTCAGTTTTTAGTCTTACGGTTCTTGCAATAGAGCGCTATGTTGCTATAGCTCAACCAATACGATACAAAAGGCTATTCTCTGTGAAAGTAACAAGATTCATTATCGTAATCATCTGGATGTTTGCGTTTGCCTTTAATACTTTCGCGACTTACGTCACTCATCTTGACAACGTAACAGGTGCCTGCTTCGTGGATTTTGGTGGTCAAAGATTTCAGATATTCATCGGCGTTTCGGCTTTCATCCTTGAGTATCTTGTACCTGTTATTGTGATGCTCGCAGCAAACATTCGATCGATACAGCTCCTGAAGATACGTGCCCGGGTTTTTACTGGCACAAAGATCAACCAAAAGAGCGGAAATAATGCCTTACTTCAAGCCCGGCAACGTGTTATCTACATGTTACTATCTGTGATAATCAGCTTCATCATCTGTTGGTCTCCGGATCAATTTGCCTTCCTTGCCTTCAATCTCGGCTTAGTGCCATTTGAATACCTGTACGGTAATCTATACAGAGCATTTGTCGTTTTGGCTTTTGCCAATTCTTGTCTCAATCCAATCTTGTACGCCCTGACCAATAAGAACTTCAGGCAAGCAATCAAACAACATTTGTTTCGTTACTCGATACGCGCCGGCGAGCCAGTAAATGGCCTCTTTGATACCCCACCTGAACACGTTGAATCTGGTGATCATTTTGGTACAGATGGTACAAATATGTCCGCAATGAATAGTGCTTTTGAAGGTGAGCACTCCACGGGTTTGCAAAATAATAATTAG